From a single Ornithodoros turicata isolate Travis chromosome 8, ASM3712646v1, whole genome shotgun sequence genomic region:
- the LOC135366490 gene encoding integrin alpha-PS1-like, whose product MEVLLVFVTFVGWVCAFNLEPRLPIFKLGEKGTYFGYSVSEHSVLSGGNNIVENILLIGAPRTQTWQPGTNKSGAVYRCPITSQFKDCHQINIETSSAAPPNDIMKDDQWLGVTVKSQGAGGYILACAHRHVIKGESFRWGNGICYTLRQDLAVEREWDPCLNRPVDKAHEQFGYCAAGTSGLITEDDTILLGAPGPYTWKGTVFSIAAKRSLLKWAWSFGPLLDSNSPVEKYSYLGMAVAAGKFYDNTMTYVAGAPRSNGTGRVVFFMKGPDSVLYTRATLEGEQFASSFGYSLTSLDINKDGYVDLVVGAPFYHGKGQGGAIYIYMNAAQGITNDTKPIKLVGKEESRYGFGLSTLGDINKDGFPDLAVGAPYETGGGAVYIYLGSKDGIVKEPSQVIVPADIPKKVQTNRPITTFGYSLSGGLDMDANGYPDLLVGNYEADSVILLRSRPIINITTSVSGELTNIDPNRPGCSSDPGSDDVCFSIEACFRVDTGSLVQGRSPRTRLKLEYSIESEPGKKYSRVWFNAPKSESFVRKHIEVDIYRPHQQCTREIVYLRDKSDIQSPIKFKLTYKLDQKDPVFNTEKEGLPDINNFPILNQQEASKIFEARFLRNCSNEDYCLSDLHIEADLVLPREDGVPILHLGEEYINMSVKVHNYKEPAYDAVLYIQHPPTVSYVKRTMITPSSELHCRPHNATLLSCDLGNPFNQGTLEFYIRFSTLKEAMEEKRLAFVLRANTTSNEENEQDDIEINVRVVRVAQLDIRGATEPEQVWYGGKIVGAQAMTYLDEVGSEVRHKYQVFNQGPYTVPQLDVVVTWPFEVENNQRHGKYLLYMTKDPVVGGDGECRMQPGQVNPLGLQNRKVQPAAIRTRSRQRREVVISPEEVRLEGKTIKLVTMKCNKGSARCFQFRCLIRNLKKSSTATITITANLWNATLVEDYPAVDQVSIFSSAEIQLDPALEVRQRTEDDYAEAETKAYPDASLYQAAEGVALWIIILSVCAGILLLLIVIFILYKLGFFKRKRPREGYSPAPTSDKELNGS is encoded by the exons ATTATTAATTGGGGCGCCTCGGACTCAGACGTGGCAGCCTGGCACAAACAAGTCGGGAGCAGTGTACCGATGTCCCATCACATCGCAGTTCAAAGACTGTCACCAAATAAACATCGAGACCAGCAGCGCAG CTCCTCCAAATGACATTATGAAAGATGACCAGTGGCTGGGGGTCACGGTGAAGAGTCAAGGTGCTGGCGGCTATATCTTG GCATGCGCCCACCGCCACGTAATTAAGGGGGAGAGCTTTCGCTGGGGGAATGGCATCTGCTACACGCTGAGGCAGGACCTGGCCGTTGAGCGGGAATGGGATCCCTGTCTCAACCGTCCCGTCGACAAGGCCCACGAGCAGTTCGGATACTGTGCGGCCGGAACAAGTGGCCTAATCACAGAG GATGATACGATACTATTGGGAGCTCCTGGACCATACACCTGGAAAGGCACTGTTTTCTCTATAGCCGCAAAGCGTAGCCTTCTCAAGTGGGCTTGGTCATTTGGGCCTCTCCTGGACTCAAACTCACCCGTAGAAAAATACAGCTACCTCG gcATGGCTGTTGCTGCAGGAAAATTTTATGACAACACGATGACTTACGTGGCTGGTGCGCCACGATCCAATGGGACTGGTAGGGTTGTCTTCTTCATGAAGGGTCCCGACTCTGTCCTGTACACGCGTGCCACCCTCGAAGGGGAACAGTTTGCCTCCTCTTTTGGGTACTCGCTCACGTCCCTAGACATCAACAAAGACGG CTACGTTGACCTTGTTGTTGGAGCGCCGTTTTACCATGGCAAGGGACAAGGTGGAGCTATCTACATTTATATGAATGCTGCCCAG ggAATAACAAATGACACCAAGCCAATCAAACTGGTTGGAAAAGAGGAATCAAGGTACGGATTTGGGCTCTCCACACTGGGTGACATCAACAAAGATGGCTTTCCAG ACTTAGCTGTGGGTGCACCATATGAAACAGGAGGTGGAGCAGTGTATATTTATTTGGGATCGAAGGACGGCATTGTTAAGGAGCCATCCCAG GTGATAGTTCCAGCGGATATCCCCAAGAAAGTTCAGACCAATCGTCCAATAACCACGTTTGGATATTCTCTCTCTGGTGGGCTGGACATGGATGCTAATGGTTATCCTGACTTATTGGTAGGAAACTACGAGGCTGATAGTGTGATTCTGTTGAG GTCTCGCCCCATCATAAACATCACAACGTCTGTGTCCGGTGAGCTAACAAACATCGACCCCAACCGTCCAGGGTGCAGCAGTGACCCGGGGAGCGATGACGTCTG TTTTAGCATCGAGGCATGTTTCCGCGTCGACACAGGGTCGTTGGTGCAAGGGCGATCGCCTCGAACCCGGCTGAAATTGGAGTACAGCATCGAATCTGAGCCGGGCAAGAAGTACTCCAGAGTGTGGTTCAATGCACCAAAGTCAGAAAGCTTTGTGAGGAAGCACATTGAGGTGGACATCTACCGTCCACATCAGCAGTGCACCAGGGAGATTGTGTATCTCAGG GACAAATCAGATATCCAGAGTCCCATTAAGTTCAAGTTGACATACAAATTGGATCAGAAGGATCCAGTTTTTAATACGGAAAAAGAAGGTTTGCCAGACATTAATAACTTCCCAATTCTGAATCAGCAGGAAGCCTCCAAGATCTTTGAG GCACGGTTCCTCAGAAACTGCAGCAACGAGGACTACTGTTTGAGTGATCTCCACATTGAAGCTGACCTTGTCCTACCACG GGAGGATGGCGTTCCTATTCTGCATCTGGGTGAGGAGTACATCAACATGTCTGTGAAAGTTCACAACTACAAGGAGCCAGCCTACGATGCTGTTCTTTACATTCAACATCCACCAACAGTCAGCTATGTGAAGCGCACCATGATTACACCT TCGTCCGAATTGCACTGTCGACCACACAACGCAACACTTCTTTCGTGTGATCTTGGGAACCCTTTCAATCAGGGAACT TTAGAATTCTACATTAGGTTCAGCACCCTGAAAGAAGCTATGGAAGAAAAACGTTTGGCGTTTGTCTTAAGAGCAAACAC AACGAGCAATGAGGAAAACGAACAAGATGACATTGAAATTAACGTTCGCGTTGTCAGAGTTGCGCAGCTGGACATCAGGGG GGCAACAGAACCAGAGCAGGTGTGGTACGGAGGCAAAATTGTTGGTGCCCAGGCCATGACTTATCTCGATGAAGTGGGCAGCGAAGTTAGACACAAGTATCAG GTATTCAATCAAGGCCCATACACAGTGCCCCAACTTGATGTCGTCGTAACGTGGCCCTTTGAAGTGGAGAACAACCAAAGGCACGGAAAATATCTCCTTTACATGACAAAGGATCCCGTG GTTGGTGGTGACGGAGAATGTCGTATGCAACCAGGTCAAGTGAATCCTCTAGGATTACAG AATCGCAAGGTGCAGCCGGCTGCAATACGTACCAGGTCGCGTCAAAGAAGGGAGGTAGTGATTTCACCGGAGGAAGTACGTCTGGAAGGAAAAACCATCAAGCTGGTAACTATG AAATGCAACAAGGGCAGCGCGAGGTGCTTCCAGTTTCGGTGCTTAATCCGCAACCTCAAAAAGTCTTCTACTGCTACGATCACTATTACGGCTAATCTGTGGAATGCCACTCTCGTGGAG GATTACCCAGCTGTTGATCAAGTGAGCATCTTCTCTTCCGCGGAGATACAACTCGACCCTGCGCTGGAGGTTCGGCAGAGGACAGAAGACGACTATGCTGAG GCAGAGACAAAGGCATACCCCGATGCCAGTTTATACCAGGCAGCGGAAGGCGTCGCCCTCTGGATTATCATTCTCTCTGTCTGTGCAGGGATCCTCCTGCTTCTCATCGTAATATTTATCCTTTACAAG CTGGGATTCTTCAAGCGGAAACGTCCCAGGGAAGGATATTCGCCCGCACCAACTTCGGACAAGGAACTAAACGGCTCCTAG